In Bartonella bovis 91-4, the following proteins share a genomic window:
- a CDS encoding Do family serine endopeptidase, with protein MLLKRFVTVIIICVVLFLLRSVSWSNVILQKDTSLSVPDLASTLLETVVNISTTQIVDGTEQDEHTPDPVISKDSLLQEYFDDFFTPKDGQEGSQFQKVRSLGSGFVIDAQKGLIVTNYHVIMDADDIEVNFTDGTKLKAKLLGKDSKTDLALLQVTPGSKKLTAVRFGNSEKVRIGDWVMAIGNPFGFGGSVTVGIISARNRDLNAGPYDNFIQTDAAINRGNSGGPLFDRNGEVIGINTAIVSPSGGSIGIGFAIPSDMAISIINQLRDFGEVRRGWLAIRIQPVTDDIAESLKLDQAVGALVAGKIEDANVDNSQLHVGDIILYFENTKIKNARDLPRLAAESPIGKVVNITVLRDGQEKTVKVKLGRLVETDSDENKAEKSDKKKSSANPTTMQFMGMTLSVLNADLRQRYSIADKLNGLVVTSVAQDSAADKKRIGVGEVIVDINQSAVTTIDDAKKRFHKLREAGRKNALFIVARSDGELRFVTIQMD; from the coding sequence ATGTTACTAAAGCGCTTTGTCACGGTAATCATTATCTGTGTGGTTTTGTTTTTATTAAGATCAGTAAGTTGGTCTAATGTTATCTTACAGAAAGATACATCACTATCAGTTCCTGATTTAGCTTCTACCCTTTTAGAAACAGTCGTAAATATTTCCACAACGCAAATAGTTGATGGGACTGAGCAAGATGAACATACTCCTGATCCTGTTATTTCGAAAGATTCGTTGCTACAGGAATATTTTGATGATTTTTTTACACCAAAAGACGGTCAAGAGGGGAGTCAGTTTCAAAAAGTACGTTCTCTGGGATCAGGTTTTGTAATTGATGCACAAAAAGGGCTTATTGTTACAAATTACCACGTTATCATGGATGCTGATGATATTGAGGTGAATTTTACTGATGGTACAAAGCTAAAAGCAAAATTACTTGGAAAAGATAGTAAGACGGATTTAGCTTTACTTCAGGTAACACCAGGAAGCAAAAAATTAACAGCTGTACGTTTTGGCAATTCAGAAAAAGTACGTATTGGTGATTGGGTTATGGCTATCGGTAACCCTTTTGGTTTTGGTGGTAGTGTAACGGTTGGAATTATTTCTGCACGTAATCGTGATCTTAATGCTGGTCCTTATGATAATTTTATTCAAACAGATGCAGCAATTAACCGAGGAAATTCTGGAGGTCCATTATTTGATAGAAATGGTGAAGTGATAGGGATTAATACAGCAATTGTTTCTCCTTCTGGAGGATCGATAGGGATTGGTTTTGCTATACCATCTGATATGGCCATTTCTATTATCAATCAATTACGTGATTTTGGAGAAGTAAGACGCGGTTGGTTGGCTATTCGTATTCAACCTGTGACAGATGATATTGCAGAAAGTTTGAAACTGGACCAGGCTGTTGGGGCATTAGTTGCTGGTAAAATCGAAGATGCAAACGTAGATAATAGCCAATTACACGTTGGTGATATTATCCTTTATTTTGAAAATACTAAAATAAAAAATGCACGTGATTTACCGCGTTTAGCAGCAGAAAGTCCTATAGGAAAAGTGGTGAATATTACGGTTTTACGTGATGGACAGGAAAAAACAGTAAAAGTTAAACTTGGTCGTTTAGTTGAAACTGATTCAGATGAAAATAAAGCAGAAAAATCTGATAAGAAAAAAAGTAGCGCAAATCCTACTACAATGCAATTTATGGGTATGACATTATCGGTGCTTAATGCTGATTTACGCCAACGCTATTCGATTGCTGATAAGCTTAATGGGTTAGTTGTGACATCTGTAGCACAAGATAGTGCGGCTGATAAAAAACGTATTGGTGTTGGTGAAGTAATAGTTGATATCAATCAAAGTGCGGTCACAACAATTGATGATGCTAAAAAACGTTTTCATAAATTACGTGAAGCAGGGCGCAAAAACGCTTTATTTATTGTTGCTCGTTCTGATGGAGAATTGCGATTTGTAACAATCCAAATGGATTGA